In the Thermoleophilia bacterium genome, GACTTCACGCCGGGCGGGCGTATCACTACCGTAAGGCGAATGGCTATTCAACGCATGGAACACGTGGGCATTGTGGTCGACGACCTTGCGGCTGCGACGGCGTTCTTTGTCGAACTCGGACGCGAGCTTCAGGGCGGAGGTTCGGTCGAGGGCAGGACTCCCCGACTTTTCGGCAGTCACGCGAGTCTTACCTGACCCACGCGTCTGCTCAGGCCGGCTCGGTGAATGTCTGGGCTCCTACCTTGATCTCGATCTCTTCGATATCGCTCAGATCCACTCCTGTGCTGAGCACTGAAGGTTCTCCGCTGTACTCGTAGCGGTATCGAAACGAGCCGGCCGGAAAGACTGTGCCGTCGGAGGTCCGCACGAATACGCGGCACAAGGTTCCCGACTTGACTCCCGAGACATCGAGGCTGATCTCGGTTCCGGTCGCTCTCGGCCTGAGAGATCCATTGATATCCACTCCTGCCGGCACAGAGGCAAACGCAAGCTGCTGAGTGGCCGGCTCATCGTGGTCGGGTGATCCTCCCACCAGCACGATCGCAAGAACCACAAGGGCGGCGGCAGCCGCACCCGCGAGACCCAGGCCCAGAAAGGTTGATCGACGGCGGGTTCTTCGAATCTTTCTTTCCACCCGGATACGTGATTCGATCTGCTTCTCCAGATTAGACGGAGGTACCTGGGCCGGAT is a window encoding:
- a CDS encoding zf-HC2 domain-containing protein codes for the protein MSWVSMSRDCRGYREKLGDLAIGRLGDSERGEVESHLETCADCRAEAAGLRRTAALLPLVTVESLSDPAQVPPSNLEKQIESRIRVERKIRRTRRRSTFLGLGLAGAAAAALVVLAIVLVGGSPDHDEPATQQLAFASVPAGVDINGSLRPRATGTEISLDVSGVKSGTLCRVFVRTSDGTVFPAGSFRYRYEYSGEPSVLSTGVDLSDIEEIEIKVGAQTFTEPA